One window from the genome of Buchnera aphidicola (Macrosiphoniella sanborni) encodes:
- the deoD gene encoding purine-nucleoside phosphorylase, translating into MSTPHINSKNNDFSDIVLMPGDPVRAKYIAEKYLSKCIQINNTRLMFAYTGFYKNKKISIMSHGIGIPSAALYTHELISTFNVKKIIRIGTCGSIRDDINLRDIVISMGASTDSKINRIKFNNHDFSAISDFEMLYHVFNIAKKMNITVSVGNFFTTDSFYNDDKHMLNILKKYNIIGIDMETAGIYSVAAELHAKALSICTVSDHIIKRESLSSIDRESSFNDMIEIALESTL; encoded by the coding sequence GTGTCTACACCTCATATTAATAGTAAAAATAATGATTTTTCAGATATAGTATTAATGCCTGGTGATCCAGTGAGAGCAAAATATATTGCTGAAAAATATTTAAGTAAATGTATTCAAATTAATAATACACGTTTAATGTTTGCTTATACTGGATTTTATAAAAATAAAAAGATATCTATCATGAGTCATGGAATAGGCATTCCATCTGCTGCTCTTTATACTCATGAATTAATTTCTACATTTAATGTAAAAAAAATTATTCGAATAGGAACTTGTGGTTCTATACGAGATGATATTAATTTACGTGATATAGTCATTAGTATGGGTGCATCTACTGATTCAAAAATAAATCGAATAAAATTTAATAATCATGATTTCTCTGCTATTTCAGATTTTGAAATGCTTTATCACGTGTTTAATATTGCAAAAAAAATGAATATTACTGTCTCTGTTGGAAATTTCTTTACAACAGATTCTTTTTATAATGATGATAAACACATGCTTAATATTTTAAAAAAATATAATATTATTGGAATAGATATGGAAACTGCAGGAATATATTCTGTTGCAGCTGAACTACACGCAAAAGCATTATCAATATGCACAGTATCTGATCATATTATAAAAAGAGAAAGTCTTTCTTCTATAGATAGAGAATCAAGTTTTAATGATATGATTGAAATAGCTTTAGAATCTACTTTATAA
- the aroB gene encoding 3-dehydroquinate synthase has translation MKIVERLEVVLGKRSYPISIGSNIIQEDNIFWPLKPGNQAMLVTNKTLANLLKDKVLFHLRKSGVKIDQVILSDGEQYKTLNEMELIISALLEKKHARDTTLIALGGGVIGDLVGFAASIYQRGVRFIQIPTTLLSQVDASIGGKTGVNHLLGKNMIGSFWQPSSVIIDIDCLKSLPYNELISGIAEVIKYAIIFDEHFFSWLEENIKEILSLNQKAISYCIKKCCQLKSQLISLDEREKNLRALLNLGHTYGHAIEVHSGYGNWLHGEAISVGIVMATRTSELLGYLKKQDFKRIIGLLKRAGLPIKGPKNMSAASYIPYMMRDKKVMSGEIRLVLPISIGKAKIYSNVDKNIILSAIKNSQ, from the coding sequence ATGAAAATTGTGGAACGATTAGAAGTTGTTCTAGGAAAACGGAGTTATCCTATTAGTATAGGTTCAAATATTATTCAGGAAGATAATATTTTTTGGCCTTTAAAGCCTGGAAATCAAGCTATGTTAGTTACAAATAAAACACTAGCTAATCTTTTAAAAGACAAAGTTCTTTTTCATCTGAGAAAATCTGGAGTAAAAATAGATCAAGTCATTTTATCAGATGGTGAACAATATAAAACATTAAATGAAATGGAATTAATTATTTCTGCTTTATTAGAAAAAAAACATGCTCGTGATACTACCTTAATTGCATTAGGTGGTGGTGTGATAGGAGATTTAGTTGGTTTTGCAGCTTCTATTTATCAAAGAGGTGTACGTTTTATTCAAATTCCAACTACGCTTTTATCTCAAGTTGATGCATCTATTGGAGGTAAAACAGGTGTTAATCACTTACTTGGAAAAAATATGATTGGTTCTTTTTGGCAACCATCTTCTGTTATTATCGATATTGATTGTTTAAAAAGTCTACCTTATAATGAGTTAATATCAGGTATAGCTGAAGTAATTAAATATGCAATTATTTTTGATGAACATTTTTTTTCTTGGTTAGAAGAAAATATTAAAGAAATATTATCTTTAAATCAAAAAGCTATATCTTATTGTATAAAAAAATGTTGTCAACTAAAATCACAATTAATCTCTTTAGATGAAAGAGAAAAGAATCTGCGGGCATTATTAAATCTTGGTCATACATATGGACATGCTATTGAAGTTCATTCTGGTTATGGAAATTGGCTGCATGGAGAAGCGATATCAGTAGGAATAGTTATGGCAACGCGCACTTCTGAATTACTTGGATATCTAAAAAAACAAGATTTTAAAAGAATTATTGGATTGTTGAAAAGAGCAGGTTTACCTATTAAAGGGCCAAAAAATATGTCAGCTGCTTCATATATTCCTTATATGATGCGAGATAAGAAGGTGATGTCAGGAGAAATTAGATTAGTTTTACCAATATCTATTGGAAAAGCAAAAATTTATAGTAATGTAGATAAAAATATTATTTTAAGCGCTATAAAAAATTCGCAATAA
- the dnaB gene encoding replicative DNA helicase produces MAKNKLYLNQINRLKIPPHSLEAEQSVLGGLMLDNEQWDNVSEHVVADDFFSKPHRLIFQEMQKLLDLGYPIDLITLSESLEQKGKLESVGRFSYLAELSKNTPSTANITAYADIVRERAIVREMILVANKIANAGYDTQGRKSEELLDYAESSVFKIAEKRFKKDSGPKNIEQILDETVTSIEKLFLSPNDGVTGINTGYQDLNKKISGLQRSELIIIAARPSMGKTTFAMNLCENAAMLYDKPVLIFSLEMPGEQIMMRILASLSRVNQARIRTGQLNDEDWARISGTINILLKKKNIYIDDSSALTPSEVRSRARRIYRENDGLTLIMVDYLQLMRVPSLSENRTLEIAEISRTLKALAKELQVPVIALSQLNRSLEQRADKRPVNSDLRESGSLEQDADLIMFIYRDEIYNENSDFKGIAEIIIGKQRNGPIGTIRLTFNGHWSRFDNYAGPKYD; encoded by the coding sequence ATGGCTAAAAATAAATTATATTTAAATCAAATTAATCGATTAAAAATTCCACCACATTCTTTAGAAGCAGAACAATCAGTATTAGGTGGTTTAATGTTAGATAATGAACAATGGGATAATGTTTCAGAGCATGTAGTAGCTGATGATTTTTTTAGTAAACCTCATCGATTAATATTTCAAGAAATGCAAAAACTTCTTGATTTAGGCTATCCGATAGATTTAATTACTCTTTCTGAATCTTTAGAACAAAAGGGTAAATTAGAAAGTGTGGGTAGATTTTCTTATCTAGCTGAATTATCAAAGAATACACCAAGTACAGCTAATATTACTGCGTATGCTGATATTGTTCGAGAACGTGCAATAGTCAGAGAAATGATATTAGTAGCTAATAAAATTGCTAATGCTGGATACGATACACAAGGAAGAAAAAGCGAAGAATTATTAGATTATGCTGAATCAAGCGTTTTTAAAATTGCAGAAAAACGTTTTAAAAAAGATTCAGGACCAAAAAATATCGAACAAATTCTTGATGAAACTGTTACAAGTATTGAAAAATTATTTTTATCACCAAATGATGGTGTAACAGGGATTAATACTGGATATCAAGATTTAAATAAAAAAATATCAGGTTTACAACGTTCTGAACTTATTATCATTGCTGCTAGACCTTCTATGGGAAAAACAACATTTGCTATGAATTTATGTGAAAACGCTGCTATGCTTTATGATAAACCTGTATTAATATTTAGTTTAGAAATGCCTGGAGAACAAATTATGATGCGTATATTAGCTTCTTTATCACGAGTAAATCAAGCCCGAATCAGAACTGGACAATTAAACGATGAAGATTGGGCTCGAATATCTGGAACTATTAATATATTACTTAAAAAAAAGAATATTTATATTGATGATTCTTCAGCATTAACTCCTAGTGAAGTACGTTCACGCGCGCGGCGTATTTATCGTGAAAACGATGGATTAACTTTAATTATGGTAGATTATTTACAACTTATGAGAGTACCCTCTCTTTCTGAAAATCGTACATTAGAAATTGCAGAAATATCTAGAACTTTAAAAGCATTAGCAAAAGAACTACAAGTTCCAGTAATAGCATTATCACAATTAAATCGTTCTTTAGAACAAAGAGCAGATAAAAGACCAGTAAATTCAGATTTACGTGAATCAGGATCTTTAGAACAAGATGCAGATTTAATTATGTTTATATATCGTGATGAAATTTATAATGAAAACAGTGATTTTAAAGGAATAGCTGAAATTATAATAGGAAAACAAAGAAATGGTCCTATTGGTACCATTCGTTTAACTTTCAATGGACATTGGTCTAGATTTGATAACTATGCAGGTCCTAAATATGATTAA
- a CDS encoding phosphopentomutase translates to MKRVFLIVIDSLGIGSSPDAYKFNDVGANTFGHIVEKCFLGKVNIGRKGALYIPNLVKLGIMHALQKSTKKNLLGCHNNSHIIGSYGFASEISSGKDTTSGHWEIAGVPVLDDWFYFSQKNNSFPENFLKKIINVSKLTGFIGNCHASGTDIINNLGEEHIKTNKPIIYTSSDSVLQIACHEVFFGLSNLYALCKKVRLFLDQEKYKVARVIARPFIGINKSNFQRTGNRRDFSIKPFSTTVMQKLINEKMGQVIGIGKVSDIYSGVGISKYIKATGLDELCNITIDEIKKSDTNTIIFTNLVDFDSNWGHRRDISGYARGLEFFDNKLSQIIDLVKDNDLLILTADHGCDPTWKGTDHTRENIPILIYSPNLEKKFLGHRKTFSDIGQTIAKYFLLSPMQYGESML, encoded by the coding sequence ATGAAACGGGTTTTTTTAATTGTTATAGATTCTTTAGGAATTGGTTCTAGTCCAGATGCGTATAAATTTAATGATGTTGGTGCAAATACATTTGGTCATATAGTAGAAAAATGTTTTTTAGGTAAAGTAAATATAGGAAGAAAAGGTGCTTTATATATTCCTAATTTAGTAAAATTAGGGATAATGCATGCTTTACAAAAATCTACAAAAAAAAATCTTTTAGGGTGTCATAATAATTCACATATTATTGGAAGTTATGGTTTTGCTAGTGAAATTTCTTCTGGAAAAGATACTACTTCAGGACATTGGGAAATTGCGGGAGTGCCAGTTTTAGATGATTGGTTTTATTTTTCCCAAAAAAATAATAGTTTTCCTGAAAATTTTTTAAAAAAAATTATAAATGTATCTAAATTAACAGGTTTTATTGGTAACTGTCATGCATCAGGTACTGATATTATAAATAATTTAGGGGAAGAACATATCAAAACCAATAAACCTATTATTTATACTTCATCAGATTCTGTTTTACAAATAGCATGTCACGAAGTTTTTTTTGGATTATCTAATCTTTATGCATTATGTAAAAAAGTTCGATTGTTTTTAGATCAAGAAAAATATAAAGTGGCAAGAGTAATTGCCAGACCTTTTATTGGAATTAATAAATCTAATTTTCAACGTACAGGTAATAGACGTGATTTTTCAATTAAACCATTTTCTACTACAGTAATGCAGAAACTAATAAATGAAAAAATGGGTCAAGTTATTGGAATTGGAAAAGTGTCTGATATTTATTCTGGAGTAGGAATAAGTAAGTATATTAAAGCTACAGGTCTTGATGAATTATGTAATATAACTATTGATGAAATAAAAAAATCTGATACTAATACTATAATATTTACTAATCTAGTAGATTTTGATTCAAATTGGGGTCATCGTCGTGACATTTCGGGATATGCTAGAGGTTTAGAGTTTTTTGATAATAAATTATCTCAAATAATTGATTTAGTTAAAGATAATGATTTATTAATTTTAACTGCAGATCATGGATGTGATCCAACATGGAAAGGAACAGATCACACTCGTGAAAATATTCCTATATTAATTTATTCACCTAATCTTGAAAAAAAATTTTTAGGTCATCGCAAAACATTTTCTGATATAGGACAAACTATTGCAAAATATTTCCTCTTATCTCCTATGCAATATGGAGAAAGTATGTTGTAA
- a CDS encoding NfuA family Fe-S biogenesis protein — protein sequence MIIVSKNAQKHLTSLLSHEPIGTQIRVFVIHPGTQIAECGLAFCHENEIEKLDIKLKYKNFFIYVNQEIISYLKNAEIDLITDHISSQLTLKAPYVKKNCSLEKNSFYSKESSLEEKIQNFLNEEINPQLSMHGGQVHVTKIDKTGTVTIRFSGGCNGCSMIGLTLKQTVEKKLLSTFSVIKKVRDETEHLHGTHSFY from the coding sequence ATGATTATTGTTTCTAAAAATGCACAAAAACATCTTACATCACTGTTATCTCATGAACCTATTGGAACTCAAATACGAGTTTTTGTAATTCATCCAGGTACACAAATTGCAGAATGTGGTCTTGCATTTTGCCATGAAAATGAAATTGAAAAATTAGATATAAAATTAAAATATAAAAATTTTTTTATTTATGTTAATCAAGAAATTATTTCTTATTTAAAAAATGCAGAAATTGATTTAATTACTGATCACATTAGCTCACAATTAACATTAAAAGCTCCTTATGTTAAAAAGAATTGTTCTTTAGAGAAAAATTCTTTTTATTCAAAAGAATCTTCATTAGAAGAAAAAATACAAAATTTCTTAAATGAAGAAATTAATCCTCAATTATCCATGCATGGAGGACAAGTACATGTAACTAAAATCGATAAAACTGGTACAGTGACAATTAGATTTAGCGGAGGTTGTAATGGATGTTCAATGATTGGATTAACTTTAAAACAAACAGTAGAAAAAAAATTATTATCAACTTTTTCTGTAATAAAAAAAGTACGTGATGAAACAGAACATTTACATGGAACACATTCATTTTATTAA
- a CDS encoding peptide chain release factor 3 — translation MFENKHEQELIKRRTFAIISHPDAGKTTITEKMLLFGKAIHISGTIKGRKNGKYAKSDWMNIEKERGISVTTSVMQFTYKNILINLLDTPGHQDFSEDTYRILTAVDCCVVIIDAAKGIEERTRKLIEVTRIHSTPIITFINKLDRDSCDPISLLDEIEKDFKMHCIPITWPISCGKNFQGVYHIYDKTIHFYKHKIIKKKSYVIQDITNFSDSFVKESIGVDLSEYISKELELIINIYLKFNHKKFLEAMITPIFFGSALSNFGVDHLLNSIIQWAPSPLYRQSNKRRVNPQEKKFTGFVFKIQANMDLKHRDRIAFIRIVSGKYKKGMKLKHVRIKKYIIVSDAFSFLAGERILIKNAYPGDVIGLHNHGTIKIGDTFTEGEDIKFIGIPSFAPEIFRQIYLKNPLKQKQLKKGLMQLSEEGTVQVFRPIINNNLILGAIGMLQFDVVIERLKIEYNIDAIYEKVNIILARWIRSKNNDSINNFKKNYSSYLAYDNNNNLIYLSPSIANLNIVMTQHSDIFFDLTREQE, via the coding sequence ATGTTTGAAAACAAGCATGAACAGGAATTAATTAAAAGAAGAACATTTGCAATTATTTCGCATCCTGATGCTGGAAAAACTACTATTACTGAAAAAATGTTATTATTTGGTAAAGCAATTCATATTTCTGGAACAATTAAAGGGAGAAAAAATGGAAAATATGCTAAATCAGATTGGATGAATATTGAAAAAGAACGTGGTATTTCAGTTACTACATCTGTTATGCAATTTACATATAAAAATATTTTAATAAATTTATTAGATACTCCGGGTCATCAAGATTTTTCAGAGGATACATATCGTATCCTTACTGCAGTCGATTGCTGTGTGGTAATAATTGATGCAGCTAAAGGTATAGAAGAACGAACAAGAAAATTAATAGAAGTGACACGTATTCATAGTACTCCTATTATTACTTTTATTAATAAATTAGATCGTGATAGTTGTGATCCAATATCTCTTCTTGATGAAATTGAAAAAGATTTTAAAATGCATTGTATTCCTATTACTTGGCCGATTAGTTGTGGAAAAAATTTTCAAGGTGTATATCATATATATGATAAAACAATCCATTTTTATAAACATAAAATTATAAAAAAAAAATCTTATGTTATTCAAGATATTACTAATTTTTCTGATTCTTTTGTAAAAGAATCAATTGGAGTAGACTTATCTGAATATATTTCTAAAGAATTAGAATTAATTATTAATATATATCTTAAATTTAATCATAAAAAATTTTTAGAAGCAATGATAACCCCTATTTTTTTTGGTAGCGCACTTAGTAATTTTGGTGTAGACCATTTATTAAATAGTATAATACAATGGGCTCCTTCTCCTTTATATCGCCAAAGTAATAAACGTCGAGTTAATCCTCAAGAAAAAAAATTTACGGGTTTTGTATTTAAAATTCAAGCTAATATGGATTTAAAACACCGTGATAGAATAGCTTTTATAAGAATTGTTTCAGGGAAATATAAAAAAGGTATGAAATTGAAACATGTAAGAATTAAAAAATATATTATAGTTTCTGATGCTTTCTCTTTTTTAGCTGGAGAGAGAATATTAATTAAAAATGCATATCCTGGTGATGTTATAGGACTTCATAATCATGGAACAATTAAAATTGGAGATACATTTACAGAAGGAGAAGATATTAAATTTATTGGCATACCTAGTTTTGCACCAGAAATATTTCGTCAAATTTATTTGAAAAATCCTTTAAAACAAAAACAATTAAAAAAAGGTTTGATGCAGTTATCTGAAGAAGGAACCGTTCAAGTATTTCGACCTATTATTAATAATAATTTAATTTTAGGAGCTATTGGAATGTTGCAATTTGATGTTGTTATTGAACGTTTAAAAATAGAATATAATATTGATGCAATATATGAAAAAGTTAACATTATTCTTGCTCGTTGGATTAGGTCTAAAAATAATGACAGTATTAATAATTTTAAAAAAAATTATAGTTCTTATTTAGCTTATGATAATAACAATAATTTAATATATTTATCTCCAAGTATAGCTAATTTAAATATTGTTATGACTCAACATTCTGACATTTTTTTTGATTTAACACGAGAACAGGAATAA
- a CDS encoding single-stranded DNA-binding protein, translating to MASRGINKVILIGHLGQDPEVRYMPNGNAVVNITLATSENWKDKNTGENKEKTEWHRIVLFGKLAEIAGEYLRKGSQVYIEGSLQTRKWQDQNGIERYTTEIIVNIGGTMQMLGSRNTHLQTSSTHENNSIESNMKKSDPGDFKKTLESHHSNKDVIHTSEIDFDDEIPF from the coding sequence ATGGCCAGTAGAGGTATAAACAAAGTTATTTTAATTGGGCATTTAGGTCAAGATCCTGAAGTTCGTTATATGCCTAATGGTAACGCAGTAGTTAATATAACATTAGCCACTTCAGAAAATTGGAAAGATAAAAATACTGGAGAAAACAAAGAAAAAACAGAATGGCATCGAATAGTGTTATTTGGAAAATTAGCAGAAATTGCGGGTGAATACCTTAGAAAAGGTTCTCAAGTATACATTGAAGGATCATTACAAACTAGAAAATGGCAAGATCAAAATGGAATTGAACGTTATACTACAGAAATTATTGTTAATATAGGTGGAACAATGCAAATGCTAGGGAGCCGTAATACTCATTTGCAAACATCATCAACTCATGAAAATAATAGCATTGAATCAAATATGAAAAAATCAGATCCAGGAGATTTTAAAAAAACATTAGAATCACATCATTCAAATAAAGATGTTATTCATACATCAGAAATAGATTTTGATGATGAAATTCCTTTTTGA
- the bioH gene encoding pimeloyl-ACP methyl ester esterase BioH: protein MKNFSWEIMGIGKINVIILNGWGINSKIWLFIIQELRYYFKFHLIDLPGSGQNKNLIPIKIDKIVEILRQKMPKDAIWIGWSLGGIIVNYFGLHYPEYILAIINVASSPCFIEKKNWPGIKKKIINNFYFNLKTKYHYTIRNFLDLEKINSEENCKDIIILKNILSLQSSPNIKLLKNSLEIILLFDLRVDLTFLQTPLLRIYGELDNLVPKKIISILDKKWPKTKSIIIKKSAHAPFITKKKEFCYILSHFNHFL, encoded by the coding sequence ATGAAAAATTTTTCTTGGGAAATCATGGGAATCGGAAAAATTAATGTTATCATATTAAACGGATGGGGAATTAATTCAAAAATTTGGTTATTTATTATTCAAGAACTAAGATACTATTTTAAATTTCATTTAATCGATTTACCTGGATCAGGACAAAATAAAAATCTTATTCCAATAAAAATAGATAAAATCGTTGAAATATTACGTCAAAAAATGCCTAAAGATGCGATATGGATAGGATGGTCACTCGGAGGTATCATTGTCAATTATTTTGGATTGCATTATCCTGAATATATTTTAGCTATCATTAATGTTGCTTCATCTCCATGTTTTATCGAAAAAAAGAACTGGCCAGGAATTAAAAAAAAAATAATTAATAATTTTTATTTTAATTTAAAAACAAAATATCATTATACAATAAGAAATTTTTTAGATTTAGAAAAAATAAATTCTGAAGAAAACTGTAAAGATATAATAATACTAAAAAATATTTTATCTTTACAATCATCACCAAATATAAAATTATTAAAAAATAGTCTAGAAATAATCTTATTATTTGACTTACGTGTAGATTTAACATTTCTTCAAACACCTTTATTAAGAATATATGGAGAACTAGATAACTTAGTACCTAAAAAAATAATATCCATATTAGATAAAAAATGGCCTAAAACAAAGTCTATTATTATAAAAAAATCTGCTCATGCTCCATTTATCACAAAAAAAAAAGAATTTTGTTATATTTTATCACATTTCAATCATTTTCTTTAA
- the rpe gene encoding ribulose-phosphate 3-epimerase: MKKFFLAPSILSADFARLGEDTKKVIDAGADLIHFDVMDNHYVPNLTMGPMILESLRNYRIQAPIDVHLMVKPVDSLIPLFAKAGATFITFHPEATLHIERTLHLIKDHGCKAGLAINPATPLNVLEYILEKLDLILLMSVNPGFSNQSFLSSTFKKIREVRKIIDSNFSDILLEVDGGIKLENIGDIAFSGANVFVIGSGLFKYTNYELIIKKIRKELEYVHSRFIH; the protein is encoded by the coding sequence ATGAAAAAGTTTTTTTTAGCTCCATCTATTTTATCTGCTGATTTTGCACGTTTAGGAGAAGATACAAAAAAAGTAATAGATGCTGGAGCTGATTTAATACATTTTGATGTTATGGATAATCATTATGTTCCTAATCTAACTATGGGGCCTATGATCTTAGAGTCATTACGTAATTATCGTATTCAAGCTCCTATTGATGTTCATTTGATGGTTAAACCAGTAGATAGTTTGATTCCTTTATTTGCTAAAGCAGGAGCAACTTTTATAACTTTTCATCCAGAAGCTACGCTACATATTGAACGAACGTTACATTTAATTAAAGATCATGGATGCAAGGCAGGATTAGCAATTAATCCGGCTACACCACTTAATGTGTTAGAATATATTTTAGAAAAATTAGATTTAATTTTGTTAATGTCTGTAAATCCAGGTTTTAGCAATCAATCTTTTTTATCATCTACTTTCAAAAAAATACGTGAAGTAAGAAAAATTATTGATTCTAATTTTTCTGATATTCTTTTAGAAGTAGATGGTGGAATAAAATTAGAAAATATTGGTGACATTGCATTTTCTGGAGCAAATGTTTTTGTAATCGGATCCGGATTATTTAAGTATACAAACTATGAATTGATTATTAAAAAAATTCGGAAAGAATTAGAATACGTGCATTCAAGATTTATTCATTAA
- the aroK gene encoding shikimate kinase AroK, which translates to MADKKNIFLIGPMGAGKSTIGRQLSQQLNMEFFDSDQEIEKRTGADISWVFDVEGEKGFRLRESKIIDELTSKKGIVLATGGGSVNFKENRNFLSARGIVIYLETTIEKQLDRTKRDTKRPLLQVSTSNRFILEKLANERNPLYESISDIKVNTDEKTARSVVFNIIRLLKEIH; encoded by the coding sequence ATGGCAGATAAAAAAAATATTTTTCTAATTGGACCAATGGGTGCTGGAAAAAGTACTATTGGTAGGCAATTATCTCAACAACTAAATATGGAATTTTTTGATTCTGATCAAGAAATTGAAAAACGTACTGGAGCAGATATAAGTTGGGTTTTTGATGTAGAAGGTGAAAAGGGATTTCGTTTAAGAGAAAGTAAAATTATTGATGAACTAACTTCTAAAAAAGGTATTGTTCTTGCTACAGGTGGAGGTTCAGTAAACTTTAAAGAAAATCGTAATTTTTTGTCGGCTCGTGGAATTGTAATATATTTAGAAACTACTATTGAAAAACAATTAGATCGTACTAAAAGAGATACAAAAAGACCATTGTTACAAGTCTCTACTTCTAACCGTTTTATATTAGAAAAGTTGGCTAATGAAAGAAACCCTTTATATGAATCAATTTCAGATATAAAAGTTAACACTGATGAGAAAACAGCAAGATCTGTAGTTTTTAATATCATTCGCTTATTAAAAGAAATACATTAA
- the trpS gene encoding tryptophan--tRNA ligase: protein MILHKPILFSAIQPSGNLTIGNYIGTMRYWSSMQENYDCLYCIADLHALTTAQKNRLNLKKSILDTLSLYLASGVDPNKSIIFIQSHVHEHSQLNWILNCFSEFSELFRMTQFKQKRKIAKNAIQKINTALFNYPILMAADILLYQTNIVPVGKDQKQHIELTRNIAHRFNSLYGDIFTLPESLISEYGSKIMSLLEPKKKMSKSDINKKNVIYLLDDMHSIIKKINNAVTDSEIPSKIYYDIENKPGISNLLEILSAITNQDITILLKELEGVMYSEFKKIVIDSISKFLYNLQKSYNNYRCDETYLKKIAYEGAIKAQFKSKKTLKRVYDILGIMTLN from the coding sequence ATGATTCTTCATAAACCTATTTTGTTCAGTGCAATACAACCTTCTGGGAATTTGACTATCGGAAACTATATAGGAACCATGCGTTATTGGTCTAGTATGCAAGAAAATTATGATTGTCTTTATTGTATTGCTGATTTGCATGCATTGACTACTGCACAAAAAAATAGATTAAATTTGAAAAAATCGATATTAGACACATTATCTTTATATTTAGCTTCTGGAGTAGATCCTAATAAAAGCATTATTTTCATTCAATCACATGTTCACGAACACAGTCAATTAAATTGGATCCTAAATTGTTTCAGTGAATTTTCAGAATTATTTCGTATGACACAATTCAAACAAAAAAGAAAAATAGCGAAGAATGCTATTCAAAAAATCAATACTGCTTTATTTAATTATCCTATTTTAATGGCAGCAGATATTTTATTGTATCAAACTAATATTGTTCCAGTAGGAAAAGATCAAAAACAACATATAGAGTTAACTCGAAATATAGCACATCGTTTTAATAGTTTATATGGTGATATATTTACATTACCTGAATCATTAATTAGCGAATACGGTTCTAAAATTATGTCTTTATTAGAACCTAAGAAAAAAATGTCTAAATCTGATATTAATAAAAAAAATGTTATTTATTTATTAGATGATATGCATTCTATTATAAAAAAAATAAATAATGCTGTGACTGATTCAGAAATACCTTCTAAAATATATTATGATATAGAAAATAAACCTGGTATTTCAAATTTATTAGAAATTCTTTCTGCTATTACTAATCAAGATATAACTATATTATTAAAAGAATTAGAGGGAGTTATGTATTCTGAATTTAAAAAAATTGTTATAGATTCTATATCTAAATTTTTATATAATTTACAAAAATCTTATAATAATTATCGTTGTGATGAAACTTATTTAAAAAAAATTGCTTATGAAGGTGCAATAAAAGCACAATTCAAATCTAAAAAAACTTTAAAACGTGTATATGATATTTTGGGTATAATGACATTGAACTAA